CTCTCCTACCTTTTCAAAATACCCCTTACACTTTTCCGTGCAACCTGGACATTTCTCTTTAAGGTAACGCGCGTTACGGGCATCAGTCTCCGCATTCGCCGCTTGTTCTTGCTGCTCTTCCAACTCATCTGCCCTATCTTGTTCTGGCGTGCGGTTGGCGATTAACTGCTCAATCTCCTCAGCGGTTTTGAATATGCGATGTCGTTCACAGTAGCGTTGAAAACTCTCAGGCGTGAATAGGTCATGGTTCCAGTTTGCATAAACAGGAGCCAAGCGCCGTTGCTGTTCACCTTCGCAAAGTTCCCAGTAGCCAGGCTGGTTAAGGACTGCTTCTTCGGCGTCGTATTGTTCTTTGAACTTGCTGGTTTCTTCTATTAACCAGTAAAACCGCGTGTAGAACACCCAGTTAACCACAGGGTCTTTGTACGTTACAAAAGCGTCTGTGAAGGCTTGGAAAATCTCAAGTATTCTTGCCATAAAGCGACGGTTGGCTGCCTCCACGATTGCTTGGTCGCTTGGCGACAGCGGATTATAAGCGGTTTCTCCCCCTTCAAGTGCCTCAGTCATTTTATCAGCGTGAGCTTGCAAGATTTGATTTGCTCGTCTATGTAATTCATTTTCAGCGCGGTCTAAATCTGCGTCACCGTTTTCCCATGTTATTTTTGTTGTGCCTTCTTGGGGAAGTTCAGGTAACACGTTTTTTTCTAATGCGTGCAGTTTCTTGCTTACGATATTCATTTCTTTTCATCCTCTGGTTTCGGTATTAGTATGCTGTTTTTGAGCTTCTCCTCTAGCTCTATTACCCTGAGTTCCAGCTCCTCGTCCTTGAGTAAGCCGCCGTAAGTTGAGACTGCTGAAACCAGCACTCTAGCCCAGCCCTGCTGAGCCCGGTCGCTGCCGCCTCGTGGCGTGTGAATTTTTCTGTGAGCTAAGCTCAGAACACCGTCTAAAACGCGAAACAACGTGTTTCTGCGCTCTTTTACGTTACACTTTTCTGCTACTTTCCCTTCAGTTTTAACCATTAAAACTACCCCTTTTAGTTCTTAGATAAGTAAAAGATGAATGCTTGAACACGCTTCAAACCTTGGACTGACGAAACAAAGTTGATTGACTCGCTAATCTGACATTATTAATAAGCGAGTTAGGAGGAACTTATAAAAAAAGGGGTTTTGCGGGTGATGTCTCCATAAAAAGGTATGTCCGTACTAGACGACAGGCCCCTTGTTTTGTCTCCTCAGAAAAATGAGGGCAGAGAAGTAAATACTTTGCTGGAACTTAAGAATAGTGGTTGCGGCAAAACCGCAAGTTGTCGAAAAGCCGATAAAAACTAAAAAAGGGAAGGGAATTTTTGTTACTGTTTTTGCCCTTTGAAATATATTTGCGGTAGTCTTCTTACCATCATCATTAGTATTAAGCCGATTATGACGATGGCGATGATGATTGCAGCTACGGCTGGTATGAAGTATTGGTCAGCTAATGACTGTGAAATCTCCAGTGGCGCCGTTTTTGTTGGGGCTACTTCGTCTGCGTGGAATGATGTTTCAGCGGATGATGGATAGTACGATTCTGTACCTGCAAAGCTAGCGACTACTGTGTAATCGCCAGGTATGTCAGGAGTCCATGTTAAGGTGAACATGCCGCTGCCATCGCTTATTGTGGTGCCGATTTCTCGGTAGTTGCCGTTTGCATCTAGGACGCTTATGGTGACTGGAACGCCGATTACATTGTCTGGCATTGGTTGTTGCATGTAGACGTATTCCATCCAGCGGCTCATGATAGCGTCAGAGACGCATGGTACGCCGTTGGGGAAGTTGGCTGCTTGCGCTTCTTGTTTTGTGCCTGCCGCAATGTCGGTAATGGTGCCTCTTATTACTACTGGTGTGGCGGTTGTAACGCCTACTTGAGGTGCGGTAACAGTTAATTTGCTTGGTCCTTTACCGTAGGTGTATAGTTGGTTGTCATATGCATTTAACACTGTCACATAACCGTCTACGATGGTGGCTGCGTTCGTCACGTCAAATCCGGTTATTTCCCAAATTAGCTCTCCGTTGGTGATGTTTATAGCCAGTTGCTTAGCTCCACGAAACAGTGGTGGGCTGTACTCATGACCTACGTTAAGGAAGTACACTCCTCCAGCGATTGAACCACCGCTAAAGACCCACAGTGGCCATACACCGTATGGCGTGTCTGATCCAGCCTCGCCTAAGAGTTTGTTGGTGCTTGTGTACCAGACTTCTTTACCTGTGTTTGCGTCGATAGCCCATATGTCGCCTCCGAAGCCCATAATGTAGAGGATGCCGTCAGCGATTTCAGTTTGGTAGCCGCCGATGCTGTTATATGGGTTAGGTACTGGAACGTTTCCGTTGTCGCCTTTGAGTTGTATTGGGCCCCATTTCAGTTCACCTGTTCTCAAGCTGTAAGCCCTTAACTTGCCTGTGGCTGATTCAAGATAGAAGTACATTCCGTAGCCAGATTTGGTTATTTGGTCCCGTGTGAAAGGTGTTAGCGTTCGGTTAGCGATCCATAATTGTTCTCCCGTTACGGCATCGTATGCTGCGTCGATTTGGAAGCCGATGTTAAAGTATGATGCACCCACCGCTGTCATAAGCACAACGCCGCAGTCAACCCTGTTAATAGATAGAGATGCTGTTACTGGGTTACCTGACAGATCAGTTCCTGCTGTGAACGGGCCAGTAGACATGTTGGTGGCTACTGGTTTAGACCACATTATGCCACGCGTAAAGTCAATGGTGCTGTTTTGGCCTGGTCTCCAACTCCAGCTGTCGGAAGTGACGCCTTTTATGTATTGGCTGTTGGGGTATAAAATCGCTTGCGTAGAGTTCCAGCAGTTCAGTGTTGGTTTGCCGAATTGGTTTGCCGTGCTTGAGTTAACATAGTAGCCAATCAAGTTTCCTCCTTCGTCTGAAACTAGGTTCATTGTGGTGCCGTTGACGATGCTTAGTATGTAGTCGCCTGTCATTGCATCAAACATGTTCCAAGTTGTTGAACCTGCCTGTGTTCTCATTCCTGCGGGAGTACCTGTGCTCCATAAGTATGCGATGCCTCCGAATTGGTTGGGGTTCACCATATCTAGTATTTGCCCGCATCTTAGAATCGTCTGTGCGCCTGTGCTGGTCATTGGGTATTGGTCTTCTTTAGTCCAGATTGTTTCTCCAGTCCTCAAGTTTACCGCGGACCAGCCGACTGGGTTGTTTATGCTGCCAGGGTAATTAACGTAGTACATTATTCCGTTCATTATGATTGGCGCCCATTTTGGCTCGTACTGCGAGGTTGAGTAGAAGTTGCTTGTGTCGTCTCCGCCGTATTCGCCTCCCATTAAGCCTCCGAACGCGACTGGTTTTGTCCACATGATGTGGGCTGCTAGTGGCGCGTTAGAGTATGGGTTATAGTTGCCTGTAGCGTTGTATCTTCCAGTTGCAGCGAATGAATGTGCACCGAGGCCTAGCCAGTTGCCGCCAAGTTTGTACCACGGGTAGTTCATTGCTTGTATTGGGCGTGTCCAGTATTGTGTTGGAAGAGGAGTCATTGGAAGCGGGGGAGTCGGTTCTTCTTGCACTGTTAAGTATGCTACATCGCTGGTGGAGGGCTTAAAGTAGTCGCCGATGTATGCATTGTTGGGGTTTGCTCGGTTTTCACCTTTTAATGTTTCTCCTGGATAGTTAACGACGAAGGAGTAATTGCCGAGTTTGTCAGGTGTGAAACTAGTCCATGTTCCTCCTGTGGCGTCAGATGTGAATGGGCCTAGCGTTGTTTTGATTCCATCAGGATCGGTGATGGTCACGGTAAAACCGTGCCATCTGTCGCCGTTTGTTCCAGAAGCTGTGGGGGGCGGTATTTGGACCCACATGCCGATTGTTACTGTTTGTCCTATCCCTGCAGGGTTAGGTGCAACGCTGCAATAGGCGTATGTTGGGATTTGCCATGGTGGGGTATGTGCATTAGCAAGTGTCATTGCTCCTATTGAAACTATCAAGATTGCTGTGATTATAATTCCCATTATTTTAGTTCTTGTTTTTTGCGTTTTCTTATCTCCCTAAATTTTTTGTGAAAGTGAAAACTTTTCTACCTTCACAATAGAGGTTCCATCTCATTGTATCAGTTTAAAAAACTTGTGCACATCAGGTGTTTTCAAAGTTGAGTAGTTTGTTTTGCAATTTTTTGTCTAACTATAAATTTAACTGTGGGATTCAAAGAATAGAAGAAGGCGACCCGAGGAAACTCCAACAGGAGTCATTAGTAATTATTAGCCTCTATTTGGTTGAAAAAGTGGTTATCTGGGGAAGGTTATTTTGAATTGGGTGCCTTTGCCCTCTTTGCTTTCAAAGTTTATGGTTCCACCTTGCGCTTCGATAAGGCGTTTAACCACGGCTAATCCGAAGCCTTGTCCTCTCGCTTTTGTAGTCATAAGTGGTTGGAACAATTTTGGTTTAATATCGTCTGGAATACCAACTCCCGTATCCGAAACAGTAATGCATACGCTATCGTCTTGCTGGAAGGCTTTTATTGTTAGTTTGCCGCCGTTTGGCATGGCTTGAATAGCGTTTGTTGCAAGGTTTATCAAAATTCTCTGCAAGAAAGTTAAGTCCAGCTTCAGCTTTGGCAGTTGCCTATCGCATTCTGCAAACGCTTGCACATTGCTGGGAACAGGGACCGTTGAGAGCAACTGAGGAATAGCCGTGCAGAGGTCGACTTCCACTAGTTCAGGTTTTAATGGTCTAGCATAGTCTTGCAGGTCAGAGAGAATCTTATTCATATAATCCACTTGCTGCTGGATTGCATTCAAACTTTCCTGCACGTTTCTTTTGCATTGGCTATCAGGTGAATTTTCAATTTCCTGCGTCATTAAGAACAATTCGCCTGCAATAGCTTGTAAGGGATTACGGATGTCGTGACCAATCATGCCTGCCGTTTGACCTATAGCTGATAAACGTTTAGTTCGTTCTTCCACGGTTTTGTCCTCGACAATAATGATGATTCCGACTGTGGAAGGATATGTTGAAATTTCAAAAACCGCTTCATTACCTGTTTCTCGGCTTACAGTATTCATCATAAACCGTGCAGGCTTTCTATCACGCAAGGACCCATAACAATTGGTTATATCAATGGAACCCATTTCGGGGAAAATGTCATAAATCTTTTTACCTAACGCCTCTTCAGCAGATATTTTGGTTATACGTTCTGCTGCTTTGTTCCAGTGAATAACGTTTAGCTCCCAGTCAGTGGCAATGAACGCCTCTCCAAAACTCTCGTATAGTTCTCTGTAGCTTTGCTCACTCTCAAAGATTTTCTTTGTACGCTCCTCTACAAGCCTCTCCAAGTTCTTTGCATATTCCTCTAGCTTCTGTTCATTCTGTTTGCGCTCTGTTATGTCCTGCTCAATCCCAGCTATCCTCACGGGCTTGTTATGCTCATCAACTTCTCTAACCATACGCTCCGAATGAATCATGCGAACAGAGCCATCTTGACGAATAATGCGATAATCAAAACTTACCGTTGACCCCAACCCCTCAGCGAAAAGAACCCGCTCCATAATCTTGTTCATCGGTTCACGGTCATCAGGATGAATTTGTGCAACATAATCAGTTACTTTTGGACCATATTTTTGGACTGGAAGACCAAAAATTCGGAATAGTTCTTCAGACCAAACTGCCCTATCTTCTTTGACGTAGTATTCCCAGCTTCCTAAATGAGCGATTCGCTGCGCCATATTCAAGCGTTCTTCACTTTCTTTTAGTGCTTGTTCTGTTTTAGTGCGCTCGGTTATGTCATCAAAAACTGCTATGGCGGCATTCACTTTGCCGTCTTTATCATAGAGTGGCTTTACGCTTACATTAACGATGGAACGCTGCCCGTCTGGGCGTTCAATAATTATTGGTGCATCACGCAGTGTCTCTTCATTATACAATGCCCTGTAAGTGTAGAGTTCTTTCGTTGGGCAAACCTTACCATCTAATGTTAAAAGCCTTAAAGACGTGGCGTGCTTTTTTAATTTGATGCCACGAGGGTCTGTACCGTGAAGCTCAAGGGCTCTCTTGTTCGCGTAGGTTACCATGCCATCGGGTTTTTCAATAACAACCACGGCTGAGGGGATATTGTCTAAAATATCTTTGAGACGTTCATTATAGAGAGATACATCACACGAAGAGATAGAACTCGCACTTTTATTTTCACCGACATTAACAGAAGCTTTTTTTGCTTTCGAGGCTACGTTGGTGGAGTTTTCTGATAACTCGACCATAAAATCCTCCCGATAAAACCGATACTCCTCTAAAATAGTAATAGCAACCAGAAAAAGTTAAGGGTTTTGTAGTCTCAGATTCTCTCAGATAGACACGTATAACGTAACATGCAACAATGATAATGCCTTTGAAAGAGTCATTCGTCTTGCATTAGCTTTTCTTTAAGACCCTTTCAAGGGCAGCAGTTACGTTTTGTTTGCCCATAGCAAGTACATATGGCCCTAAACGTGGACCTTGCGGTGCGCCCATCAAAATTTGGTATAGCAACTTGAAGAAGGCGGCGGGTTTTATACCGTTGTCTTTGGCGGAGGAAAAGATGGCGTTTTGGATTTTGTCTGCGTTATCTTCCCCCTGTAGTTTTTCAATAAGCTGGCTAACTGCTTTCTTCTCCACGTCAGTGAGGGTTACTTCGGTTTCCTTGATTTCCTCAAAATCCCTAATCCAATTTGACGCGTACTCTATGCGTTGCATCAAACCAGCATCTAAGGCTTGGTTCTTTTGGAGGTAACCATAACTCTGCAATTTCTCAGCCACATAGTCGTTTAGGCACTCTTTAGGAGCCATCTTGACCAGAAAAGCCATCAGGTTGTAGGGTACGTGAACGCTGGGTTTTGCAGGCGGCTTAGTAACATAGCAGTATTCAAGCAAGCCTTTGAGTTTGGTTTTTTCTTTTTCGCCAACTTGCTTTTTGCCAAAGTAAACATCCTCTAAATAGTCAAGCTCATTCATGTACGCTGGAATGTCTGAAACGTCTAAGGTGCGGGTTCCGACAAACCGTTTAAGCATCAGCAAAAGCAACGATTGAGGCGAACCGTACTGGAACCACACTTGCGGGGTGAACACGTTGCCAGCGGACTTGGAGATTTTTTTCCCGCCCTTGTCAAGAAACATTTCGTACTTTGCGTGTGATGGGGGTTCAAAGCAGAGCACTTCGCGGCAGACGCGGTCGTTTATTTTTACTGAGTCAGCGATGTCTTTGCCGTAAGCCTCAAACCGAATATCCAAAGCCTTCCATCGCGCGGCGAATTCGCCTTTCCAAGTGAGTTTGCCTTCGCCTTTTGTTATGTCTGCTTCGCCTTCGTAGCCACAACCCTCGATTTTCCTGCCGCGGATTTCTAAGCCCTCACATTTGTAGTGAACTTTGTCGGTTTTTGGGTCAAACGAGTAAGCCCGTGTGGTGTAGATGCGACCGCAATTGTGGCATACAGCAAAGAAGGGTAAAACTTCTGTGTAAGTGTCTTGCCCCACCTCTTGTTTAACGATTTCGCCTACTTGTTTGGCGTTCGTCAGGATGGTGCGGATTTCGTTTAGGAGTAAACCTTTCTCGTAAACTTCCTTAGCTGAGAAGTACTTGTATTGGATGCCACACTTATCCAGAGATTCCAGCAGCAGAGAACTCATGTGTTTGCCGTAACTTTCGTGGCATCCAAAGGGGTCAGGAATACTTGAAACTGGATAACCCAGATACTTCTCTAACTCTGCTTTTGATAAGCCAGCGGGAACCTTACGTAAGCCATCTTTATCGTCGCAGTAAGCAACCAACTCGGAATTAACACCTAATCCTTTTAGCGCAAGCGTAACCGCATAGGAACGCGCGGCATCGCCCAAGCTTCCGATATGAGGAAAACCTGAAGCGCCAAGACCCATCTCTGTTCGCACTAAACTTAAACTGCGACCAAGCTCTTTCTCTCTATCTATGACTTTCTTAGCCATCATGTCATACCATGTGCCGCGACCGATAGTTTCTTCACTCATACCCGTTGCCTTCTGACAAGAGACTGTGCAATGACATAAAAAAATGTTTAGAGCAAAATGCTCACAAGGTCACTTTCTTTTTAACGCTGCCACGATTGCAAGAGCACCAAAGACAAACAGTATCAGCACAACAGAGTACAACCAGTTAAACGTAAACAGGTACCAAGCCCCACCGACAGCTATCAACAGCAAACCCCAACTCATGGCGCCAAACCAGCCTTGCTCATACTTCTGTGGACTTGAAGCACGCATAGCTGCCAGTGCCAGCATCCAGATGCCGAAGACCAAAAGAAAAACTGGAACAATCAAAGTCCAGTTGATGACGTTAACCGCGTAGAGTAGGATGGCTACAACAAGAGAGACAAAGAAGGCTCCTATGGTTAGGAGGTTTCTTCTTTCTTCCGCCATAGCTTACCTCACCTAAGTAGAGATGGGGTTGCCGCATTCTGGACAGAATTTAGAGTGCGCTGGAATGGATTTTCCGCATTTGGGGCATTTGATTGCTTCTGTTGATGGAGGTGTAAGGTTGGTTCCGCATTCGGGGCAGAACTTGCTTGTCGCAGGCACCTTCGAACTGCATTTGGGACAAATCACTAGTGCTGCTGCAGGGGCTGTTTGGGTTCCCGTCGGCGTCATGATTTGTGGGATGAGCACCATGCCTGTTCCTAGGGCTGCACCGCCACCGCCTGATTTTCCAAGTGATTCAGCGGCGCTTTTGACGGTTTCCATGCGTAGCACTTCTTCAGGTGCAGTTTTTCCTGTTCTGAGCCAGAAGAGGCGTTCGCGGTATTCGGGTGTTGTGTCTACGCCTTCGAAGCGCAGGTCGGTTAGTTCGATGCCGACTCGTTTGAAGTAGTCAATCAGCGTGTTCTTGACGATAACTGAAGTCTCGTCTAGGCGCGTGAAGACCGTGATTAAGTCATAGTGACTTAACTCATCAATTATTTTCTCATTCAAGAAGCCCCTGAGAAAAGTGTTGACTTGGTCAGTTGTGTACGCGCTCTGTCCACCGACGACCTCGTTGACAAATAATGAAGCGTCGCCGACTTTGAACCAGAATTGCCCATACACCTGAAGCGGCGCAAGCTCTGTGGTTTGTGCTCTTGTGCCCCATTTGCCAGCGAACACTTTTGTGCTGATGAACAGGACGGTTGCTTTGAAAGGTTTATTGCCGCCAAAGCCAGCTAACCGCGTCAGCAAGCTGGTGAGGATTGGCAGATTCAAAGTTGTAAGCGTGTGTCGTCCTGGGCCGAACACGTCGTAGGCTTTTCCATCTCTAAAGAAGACTGCCATCTCGTACTCTTTCACGATCAGTTGCGCACCCCATGTGATTTCTTCGTTTGGGTAACGCCAGACGATGGCTTCTGAGCCAACGTTTGTCCATTCTATTACTTGCGGCATTACTGTATCACTCCTGTTATTACTTCTTGTCTTTTATCAAACGTGTCCTCAAGCAACTCCAGTTTATCAGTCATTGCTTGGATTTTGTCTTTTACGTTTGAGTAGTCGCCGCTCATCAGTTGAGCTTTAACAGAATCGATTTCAGAGGTCAAAGCGTTGACGCTTTCGAGAAGTTGGTTATCGAAAGCTATCATTCTGTCGAGGTTTTCCTCTTTTATTTTCACTATATCAAAGAAACCTGAGTAACCATAAGACGCATGGTTAACCTTCTCGGCTACGCGGTCCATCTTTGCAGTTAATCTGTCAATGTCTGGTAGGGCATCTAAGTAACGTTTGTCTGCTATTCTTTGAGAAATACTTCTAACATTATCTTGACCTTTCGAAAGCTTGCCGTACAAGTGGTTCCTGATTAGTTTGTCTGATTCTCGGCGAAGTTCCTTTTCTTTATATCCGTGGAATCCCGGAAGCGCAGCTGCAATGCGCTCTGAAAGCCTCATTTGGCTTTTCGCTTGTCCATACACATCTTTATTTTCGCTCATTTCTCAATTCCTCCATTTTTCAATCTCGTTATAAAAAAATGCTTGCTTTTAAAGTTTCTTAAAGCCGATTAGAACTTGGAAGAGGGTATGTCTCCCTTGAGTACCATGCCTTTTGCACCATCAATTATCATCTGGTACATATTACCTTTGTATTCGTATTTTATAAACCAGACTGGCGCGTGCAAGTAAACCATCTGCTTGAGGTTTAAGTCTGTGTTTATTTCGATAATTCGGTCTACGTCCTGTTGTAGCAAGAAACGGTGGAGTTCTTCGATTTGTTGTTTGGCAATTTCAAAGGCTTCATCACGATCAATTTCGCTATTCAATAGTTGAGCGTAGCCTTCGATTTTTCTAAAGTCGTAGGGTACCTTGCCAGCTAAAGGCACATTATACTCTTTTGTTGGAAAACCAGCTGCCTCTCGCGCTAAAACCAGCCAGTTATGCTCTTTTTTGATTTCCCCTTCCTTAACAATCGGGGGGGCAATCCGCTCAAAAATTCCCTTGTACTTGGTTGTGAGAGCAACAGAAACTACCCAGAAGGGCAAGTAAACAAGACTTTTCTCGGTTATTTTCGATTTCTTGGCTAAGTCGCTTGGTTTCATGAAGCCTGAGCGCATCCAATTTTGGATAAAGTCTTCGATTTGCTTTTGGTCATAAT
The Candidatus Bathyarchaeota archaeon genome window above contains:
- a CDS encoding PAS domain S-box protein, which produces MVELSENSTNVASKAKKASVNVGENKSASSISSCDVSLYNERLKDILDNIPSAVVVIEKPDGMVTYANKRALELHGTDPRGIKLKKHATSLRLLTLDGKVCPTKELYTYRALYNEETLRDAPIIIERPDGQRSIVNVSVKPLYDKDGKVNAAIAVFDDITERTKTEQALKESEERLNMAQRIAHLGSWEYYVKEDRAVWSEELFRIFGLPVQKYGPKVTDYVAQIHPDDREPMNKIMERVLFAEGLGSTVSFDYRIIRQDGSVRMIHSERMVREVDEHNKPVRIAGIEQDITERKQNEQKLEEYAKNLERLVEERTKKIFESEQSYRELYESFGEAFIATDWELNVIHWNKAAERITKISAEEALGKKIYDIFPEMGSIDITNCYGSLRDRKPARFMMNTVSRETGNEAVFEISTYPSTVGIIIIVEDKTVEERTKRLSAIGQTAGMIGHDIRNPLQAIAGELFLMTQEIENSPDSQCKRNVQESLNAIQQQVDYMNKILSDLQDYARPLKPELVEVDLCTAIPQLLSTVPVPSNVQAFAECDRQLPKLKLDLTFLQRILINLATNAIQAMPNGGKLTIKAFQQDDSVCITVSDTGVGIPDDIKPKLFQPLMTTKARGQGFGLAVVKRLIEAQGGTINFESKEGKGTQFKITFPR
- a CDS encoding PQQ-binding-like beta-propeller repeat protein, which codes for MGIIITAILIVSIGAMTLANAHTPPWQIPTYAYCSVAPNPAGIGQTVTIGMWVQIPPPTASGTNGDRWHGFTVTITDPDGIKTTLGPFTSDATGGTWTSFTPDKLGNYSFVVNYPGETLKGENRANPNNAYIGDYFKPSTSDVAYLTVQEEPTPPLPMTPLPTQYWTRPIQAMNYPWYKLGGNWLGLGAHSFAATGRYNATGNYNPYSNAPLAAHIMWTKPVAFGGLMGGEYGGDDTSNFYSTSQYEPKWAPIIMNGIMYYVNYPGSINNPVGWSAVNLRTGETIWTKEDQYPMTSTGAQTILRCGQILDMVNPNQFGGIAYLWSTGTPAGMRTQAGSTTWNMFDAMTGDYILSIVNGTTMNLVSDEGGNLIGYYVNSSTANQFGKPTLNCWNSTQAILYPNSQYIKGVTSDSWSWRPGQNSTIDFTRGIMWSKPVATNMSTGPFTAGTDLSGNPVTASLSINRVDCGVVLMTAVGASYFNIGFQIDAAYDAVTGEQLWIANRTLTPFTRDQITKSGYGMYFYLESATGKLRAYSLRTGELKWGPIQLKGDNGNVPVPNPYNSIGGYQTEIADGILYIMGFGGDIWAIDANTGKEVWYTSTNKLLGEAGSDTPYGVWPLWVFSGGSIAGGVYFLNVGHEYSPPLFRGAKQLAINITNGELIWEITGFDVTNAATIVDGYVTVLNAYDNQLYTYGKGPSKLTVTAPQVGVTTATPVVIRGTITDIAAGTKQEAQAANFPNGVPCVSDAIMSRWMEYVYMQQPMPDNVIGVPVTISVLDANGNYREIGTTISDGSGMFTLTWTPDIPGDYTVVASFAGTESYYPSSAETSFHADEVAPTKTAPLEISQSLADQYFIPAVAAIIIAIVIIGLILMMMVRRLPQIYFKGQKQ
- a CDS encoding SPFH domain-containing protein, encoding MPQVIEWTNVGSEAIVWRYPNEEITWGAQLIVKEYEMAVFFRDGKAYDVFGPGRHTLTTLNLPILTSLLTRLAGFGGNKPFKATVLFISTKVFAGKWGTRAQTTELAPLQVYGQFWFKVGDASLFVNEVVGGQSAYTTDQVNTFLRGFLNEKIIDELSHYDLITVFTRLDETSVIVKNTLIDYFKRVGIELTDLRFEGVDTTPEYRERLFWLRTGKTAPEEVLRMETVKSAAESLGKSGGGGAALGTGMVLIPQIMTPTGTQTAPAAALVICPKCSSKVPATSKFCPECGTNLTPPSTEAIKCPKCGKSIPAHSKFCPECGNPIST
- the lysS gene encoding lysine--tRNA ligase — protein: MSEETIGRGTWYDMMAKKVIDREKELGRSLSLVRTEMGLGASGFPHIGSLGDAARSYAVTLALKGLGVNSELVAYCDDKDGLRKVPAGLSKAELEKYLGYPVSSIPDPFGCHESYGKHMSSLLLESLDKCGIQYKYFSAKEVYEKGLLLNEIRTILTNAKQVGEIVKQEVGQDTYTEVLPFFAVCHNCGRIYTTRAYSFDPKTDKVHYKCEGLEIRGRKIEGCGYEGEADITKGEGKLTWKGEFAARWKALDIRFEAYGKDIADSVKINDRVCREVLCFEPPSHAKYEMFLDKGGKKISKSAGNVFTPQVWFQYGSPQSLLLLMLKRFVGTRTLDVSDIPAYMNELDYLEDVYFGKKQVGEKEKTKLKGLLEYCYVTKPPAKPSVHVPYNLMAFLVKMAPKECLNDYVAEKLQSYGYLQKNQALDAGLMQRIEYASNWIRDFEEIKETEVTLTDVEKKAVSQLIEKLQGEDNADKIQNAIFSSAKDNGIKPAAFFKLLYQILMGAPQGPRLGPYVLAMGKQNVTAALERVLKKS